In Fusobacterium hwasookii, a single window of DNA contains:
- a CDS encoding acyl-CoA dehydrogenase family protein, whose amino-acid sequence MLFKTTEEHEALRMQVREFVETEVKPIAAILDKENKFPHEAIKKFGQMGFMGLPYPKEYGGAGKDILSYAIAVEELSRVDGETGVILSAHVSLGSYPIYAFGTEEQKKKYLTPLAKGEKLGAFGLTEPNAGSDAGGTETTAVKEGDYYILNGEKIFITNADVAETYVVFAVTTPDIGTKGISAFIVEKGWEGFTFGDHYDKLGIRSSSTCQLLFNNVKVPKENLLGKEGDGFKIAMSTLDGGRIGIAAQALGIAQGAFEHALEYAKEREQFGKPIAFQQAISFKLADMATKLRTARFLIYSAAELKEHHEPYGMESAMAKQYASDIALEVVNDALQIFGGSGYLKGMEVERAYRDAKITTIYEGTNEIQRVVIASYLIGKPPKSDSAAAVAKKKKGPITGPRKNIIFKDGSAKEKVAALVAALKADGYDFTIGIPLDTPIGKSERVVSAGKGIGDKKNMKLIEKLAQQAGASVGCSRPVAETLQYLPLDRYVGMSGQKFVGNLYIACGISGALQHLKGIKDATTIVAINTNANAPIFKNADYGIVGDLAEILPLLTKELDNGEAKKDAPPMKKMKRVVPKVVYSPHVYVCSGCGHEYNPEIGDEDSDIKPGTRFKDLPEDWTCPDCGDPKSGYLDAK is encoded by the coding sequence ATGCTTTTTAAAACTACTGAAGAACATGAAGCTCTTCGTATGCAAGTGAGAGAATTTGTTGAAACTGAGGTTAAACCTATTGCAGCTATCTTAGATAAAGAAAATAAATTCCCACATGAAGCAATTAAAAAATTTGGACAAATGGGATTTATGGGTCTACCTTATCCAAAAGAATATGGTGGAGCTGGAAAGGATATTTTAAGTTATGCTATAGCAGTTGAAGAATTATCTAGAGTTGATGGGGAAACTGGGGTTATTCTATCTGCACATGTTTCATTGGGGTCATATCCTATTTATGCTTTTGGTACAGAAGAACAAAAGAAAAAATATTTAACACCATTAGCTAAAGGAGAAAAATTGGGAGCATTTGGATTAACAGAACCTAATGCTGGTTCAGATGCTGGAGGAACAGAGACAACAGCTGTTAAAGAAGGAGATTATTACATATTAAATGGTGAAAAAATCTTTATAACAAATGCTGATGTTGCAGAAACTTATGTAGTTTTTGCTGTAACTACTCCTGATATAGGAACAAAAGGTATAAGTGCTTTTATAGTTGAAAAAGGTTGGGAAGGATTTACTTTTGGAGATCACTATGATAAGTTAGGTATTCGTTCATCTTCAACTTGTCAATTATTATTTAATAATGTAAAAGTACCTAAGGAAAACCTTTTAGGAAAAGAAGGAGATGGATTTAAAATAGCTATGTCTACTCTTGATGGAGGGCGTATAGGTATAGCTGCACAAGCATTAGGAATTGCACAAGGTGCTTTTGAACATGCTCTTGAATATGCAAAAGAAAGAGAACAATTTGGAAAACCAATAGCTTTCCAACAAGCAATCTCATTTAAACTTGCAGATATGGCAACTAAATTAAGAACAGCTAGATTCTTGATATATAGTGCTGCTGAATTAAAAGAACATCATGAACCTTATGGAATGGAATCTGCAATGGCAAAACAATATGCTTCTGACATAGCACTTGAAGTAGTAAATGATGCATTACAAATATTTGGAGGTTCTGGATACTTAAAAGGAATGGAAGTAGAAAGAGCATACAGAGATGCAAAAATCACAACTATTTATGAAGGAACAAATGAAATTCAAAGAGTTGTTATAGCTTCTTACTTAATAGGAAAACCACCTAAATCAGATTCAGCTGCAGCAGTTGCTAAAAAGAAAAAAGGTCCAATTACAGGCCCTAGAAAAAATATAATATTTAAAGATGGATCTGCTAAAGAAAAAGTTGCGGCATTAGTTGCTGCACTAAAAGCAGATGGTTATGATTTCACTATTGGTATCCCTCTTGATACTCCAATTGGAAAATCTGAAAGAGTTGTAAGTGCTGGTAAAGGAATAGGAGATAAAAAGAACATGAAGTTAATTGAAAAATTAGCTCAACAAGCAGGAGCTTCAGTTGGATGTTCTAGACCAGTGGCTGAAACATTACAATATTTACCACTTGACCGTTATGTAGGAATGTCAGGACAAAAATTTGTTGGAAACCTTTATATAGCTTGTGGAATTTCAGGAGCTTTACAACACCTAAAGGGAATTAAAGATGCAACAACAATAGTTGCTATAAATACAAATGCAAATGCACCAATATTTAAAAATGCTGACTATGGAATAGTTGGAGATTTGGCAGAAATTTTACCTCTATTAACTAAAGAATTAGATAATGGAGAAGCTAAGAAAGATGCACCACCTATGAAGAAAATGAAGAGAGTTGTACCTAAAGTAGTGTATAGTCCTCATGTATATGTATGTAGTGGTTGTGGTCATGAATATAATCCTGAAATAGGAGATGAAGATTCTGATATAAAACCAGGAACTAGATTTAAAGATTTACCAGAAGATTGGACTTGTCCTGATTGTGGAGATCCAAAATCTGGATATCTAGATGCAAAATAA
- a CDS encoding FprA family A-type flavoprotein has translation MHNVRNITEDLYWIGANDRRLALFENIHPIPEGVSYNSYMLLDEKTVVFDTVDWSVTRQYIENIEYLLNGRELDYLVVHHMEPDHCGAIEELALRYPNLKIISSEKGFMFMRQFGYKSINGHQLIEAKEGDKFKFGKHEIIFLEAPMVHWPEVLVSFDTTNGALFSADAFGSFKSLDGRLFNDEVNWDRDWLDEGRRYLTNIVGKYGPHIQHLLKKAGPIVDKIKFICPLHGVVWRNDFGYLIDKYDKWSRYEPEEKGVLIAYASMYGNTENAIEILAAKLAEKGITNIKMYDVSNTHVSYLISDLFKYSHLVIASPTYNLGIYPVIHNFVMDIKALNLQNRTVAIVENGSWARKSGDLLQEFFETEIKDMTVLNERIGLTSAANNVNLEEMDTLVDVLVESLNK, from the coding sequence ATGCATAATGTTAGAAATATAACTGAAGATCTTTATTGGATTGGAGCAAATGACCGTCGTCTTGCACTTTTTGAAAATATACACCCTATTCCAGAAGGAGTGTCGTATAACTCATATATGTTATTAGATGAAAAGACAGTTGTTTTTGACACTGTTGACTGGTCTGTAACAAGACAATATATTGAAAATATAGAATATTTATTAAATGGTAGAGAATTAGACTACTTAGTAGTGCACCATATGGAACCAGATCACTGTGGTGCAATTGAAGAATTAGCTCTTCGTTATCCAAATTTAAAAATAATTTCTTCTGAAAAAGGATTTATGTTTATGAGACAGTTTGGATACAAAAGTATAAATGGACATCAATTAATTGAAGCAAAAGAAGGAGATAAATTCAAGTTTGGAAAACATGAAATTATATTTTTAGAAGCACCTATGGTTCACTGGCCAGAAGTATTAGTAAGTTTTGATACTACAAATGGAGCTTTATTCTCAGCTGATGCCTTTGGTTCATTTAAGTCTCTTGATGGAAGATTATTTAATGATGAAGTAAACTGGGATAGAGATTGGTTAGATGAAGGTCGTCGTTATCTAACAAATATTGTTGGTAAATATGGACCTCATATTCAACACCTATTGAAAAAAGCTGGACCAATTGTTGATAAAATAAAATTTATTTGTCCTTTACATGGTGTAGTATGGAGAAATGATTTTGGATATCTAATTGATAAATATGATAAATGGAGCAGATATGAACCAGAAGAAAAAGGAGTATTAATTGCTTATGCATCAATGTATGGAAATACAGAAAATGCTATTGAAATCTTAGCTGCTAAGTTAGCTGAAAAAGGAATTACAAATATTAAAATGTATGATGTATCAAATACTCATGTATCATATTTGATTTCAGATTTATTCAAATATAGCCATTTAGTTATAGCTTCTCCTACATATAATTTAGGAATTTATCCAGTTATCCATAACTTTGTAATGGATATAAAGGCCTTAAATCTACAAAATAGAACAGTTGCAATAGTTGAAAATGGTTCTTGGGCTAGAAAATCTGGAGATTTATTACAAGAATTCTTTGAAACTGAAATAAAAGACATGACTGTTTTAAATGAAAGAATTGGATTAACTTCAGCTGCTAACAATGTAAACCTTGAAGAAATGGATACACTTGTTGATGTTTTAGTTGAATCTTTAAATAAATAA
- the nifJ gene encoding pyruvate:ferredoxin (flavodoxin) oxidoreductase, which translates to MKRVMQTMDGNQAAAYASYAFTEVAGIYPITPSSPMAEYVDEWAAKGMKNIFDVPVKLVEMQSEGGAAGTVHGSLEAGALTTTYTASQGLLLKIPNMYKIAGELLPGVIHVSARSLSVQALSIFGDHQDVYATRQTGFTMMASGSVQEVMDMGTIAHLVAIKSRVPVLHFFDGFRTSHEIQKIELMDYDLCKKLVDYNEIQKFRDRALNPEHPVTRGTAQNDDIYFQTREAQNKFYDAVPDIAAYYMEEISKETGRDYKPFKYRGAPDADRVIVAMTSVCQTAEETVDYLVGKGEKVGLITVHLYRPFSEKYFFNVLPKTVKKIAVLDRTKEQGAPGEPLFLDVKSIFYDKENAPIIVGGRYGLSSKDTTPAQIKAVFDNLAQDKPKTNFTIGINDDVTFTSLEIGERLNVADPSTKACLFFGLGADGTVGANKNSIKIIGDKTDLYAQGYFAYDSKKSGGVTRSHLRFGKKPIRATYLVSSPSFVACSVPAYLKQYDMTSGLKKGGKFLLNCVWDKDEVLEYIPDNIKYDLAKSEAKFYIINATKLAHEIGLGQRTNTIMQSAFFKLAEIIPYEEAQKYMKEYAYKSYGKKGDDVVQLNYKAIDVGASGLIEIPVDPNWINLKVETIKKVDKNNNTSNCKTELLTSFVKDIVEPINAIKGNDLPVSAFLGREDGTFENGTAAFEKRGVAVDVPIWNIDKCIECNQCAYVCPHAAIRAFLITEEEKTASPIEFTTKKANGKGLENLSYRIQVTPLDCTGCGSCANVCPAKALDMNPIAVALENHEDEKAAYIYSKVTYKNDKMPTNTVKGSQFSQALFEFNGACPGCGETPYLKVISQMFGDRMMVANASGCSSVYSGSAPSTPYTKNCCGEGPAWASSLFEDNAEYGFGMHVGVEALRDRIQHIMEVSMDKVTPTLQGLFREWIENRNYAAKTREISPKILNALEGNNETYAKDIIGLKQYLIKKSQWIVGGDGWAYDIGYGGLDHVLASKEDINVIVMDTEVYSNTGGQSSKATPTAAVAKFAAAGKPLKKKDLAAICMSYGHIYVAQVSMGANQQQFLKAIQEAESYNGPSIIIAYSPCINHGIKKGMSKSQTEMKLATECGYWPIFRYNPLLEKEGKNPLQLDSKEPKWELYQDYLMGETRYMTLQKTNPDEASDLFEKNMFDAQRRWRQYKRLASLDYSDEKR; encoded by the coding sequence ATGAAAAGAGTTATGCAAACAATGGACGGAAACCAAGCTGCAGCTTATGCTTCCTATGCTTTTACAGAAGTTGCAGGTATTTATCCAATAACACCTTCTTCACCAATGGCTGAGTATGTTGATGAATGGGCTGCTAAAGGAATGAAAAATATTTTTGATGTTCCTGTTAAATTAGTTGAAATGCAATCTGAAGGTGGGGCTGCTGGTACTGTCCATGGCTCTTTGGAAGCTGGTGCTTTAACTACAACTTACACTGCTTCACAAGGTTTACTTTTAAAAATTCCTAATATGTATAAAATAGCAGGAGAATTACTACCCGGTGTAATCCATGTATCTGCTCGTTCTTTATCAGTTCAAGCACTTTCAATTTTTGGTGATCACCAAGATGTATATGCAACTAGACAAACTGGTTTTACTATGATGGCTAGTGGTTCTGTTCAAGAAGTTATGGATATGGGAACTATTGCCCATTTAGTTGCAATTAAATCAAGAGTCCCTGTTCTACATTTCTTTGATGGTTTTAGAACTTCTCATGAAATCCAAAAAATTGAACTTATGGACTATGATCTTTGTAAAAAATTAGTTGATTATAACGAAATTCAAAAATTTAGAGATAGAGCATTAAATCCTGAACACCCTGTTACAAGAGGTACTGCTCAAAATGATGATATATACTTCCAAACAAGAGAAGCTCAAAATAAATTCTATGATGCTGTACCAGATATAGCTGCATACTATATGGAAGAAATTTCAAAAGAAACTGGTAGAGACTACAAACCTTTTAAATATAGAGGTGCACCTGACGCTGATAGAGTTATTGTAGCTATGACTTCTGTTTGTCAAACAGCTGAAGAAACTGTTGATTATTTAGTTGGAAAGGGAGAAAAAGTTGGACTTATAACTGTTCATCTATATAGACCTTTCTCTGAAAAGTACTTCTTTAATGTTTTACCTAAGACAGTTAAAAAAATAGCTGTTTTAGACAGAACTAAGGAACAAGGAGCACCAGGAGAACCACTATTTTTAGATGTAAAATCAATATTTTATGATAAAGAAAATGCTCCAATAATAGTTGGAGGAAGATATGGATTATCTTCAAAGGACACAACTCCTGCTCAAATAAAAGCAGTATTTGATAACTTAGCACAAGATAAACCTAAAACAAACTTTACAATAGGTATTAATGATGATGTTACTTTTACATCTCTTGAAATAGGGGAAAGATTAAATGTTGCTGACCCTTCTACAAAAGCTTGTCTATTCTTTGGACTTGGAGCAGATGGAACAGTTGGGGCAAATAAGAACTCAATAAAAATAATTGGAGATAAGACTGACTTATATGCACAAGGTTATTTTGCTTATGACTCTAAAAAATCTGGTGGAGTTACAAGATCTCACTTAAGATTTGGTAAAAAACCTATTAGAGCAACTTATTTAGTATCTAGTCCAAGTTTTGTAGCCTGTTCTGTTCCAGCTTATTTAAAACAATATGATATGACATCTGGACTTAAAAAAGGTGGAAAATTTTTACTAAACTGTGTTTGGGATAAAGATGAAGTTTTAGAATATATTCCAGACAATATCAAATATGATTTAGCAAAATCGGAAGCTAAGTTCTATATTATCAATGCCACTAAACTTGCTCATGAAATTGGTTTAGGACAAAGAACAAATACAATAATGCAATCAGCTTTCTTTAAACTCGCTGAAATCATACCTTATGAAGAAGCACAAAAATATATGAAAGAATATGCTTATAAATCTTATGGTAAAAAAGGTGATGATGTAGTTCAACTTAACTATAAGGCAATAGATGTTGGTGCTTCTGGTTTAATTGAAATTCCAGTTGATCCTAATTGGATAAATTTAAAAGTTGAAACTATAAAAAAAGTTGATAAAAATAATAATACTTCTAATTGTAAAACTGAATTATTAACTTCTTTTGTTAAAGATATAGTTGAACCTATCAATGCTATAAAAGGAAATGACTTACCTGTTTCTGCATTTTTAGGTAGAGAAGATGGTACATTTGAAAATGGTACTGCTGCCTTTGAAAAAAGAGGAGTTGCTGTTGATGTACCTATATGGAATATAGATAAATGTATAGAATGTAATCAATGTGCCTATGTATGTCCACATGCAGCTATTAGAGCATTTTTGATAACAGAAGAAGAAAAAACTGCTTCTCCTATTGAATTTACTACAAAAAAAGCTAATGGAAAAGGATTGGAAAACCTAAGTTATAGAATACAAGTTACACCACTTGATTGTACTGGATGTGGTTCTTGTGCAAATGTTTGTCCTGCTAAGGCTCTTGATATGAACCCTATTGCTGTAGCATTAGAAAATCATGAAGATGAAAAAGCTGCATATATTTACAGTAAGGTAACATACAAAAATGATAAGATGCCTACTAACACAGTTAAAGGTTCTCAATTCTCACAAGCATTATTTGAATTTAATGGTGCTTGTCCAGGTTGTGGAGAAACACCTTATTTGAAAGTTATCTCTCAAATGTTTGGAGATAGAATGATGGTTGCAAATGCAAGTGGATGTTCATCAGTTTATAGTGGTTCTGCACCATCAACACCATATACTAAAAATTGTTGTGGAGAAGGACCTGCTTGGGCATCATCTCTATTTGAAGACAATGCTGAATATGGTTTTGGTATGCATGTTGGAGTAGAAGCTCTTCGTGATAGAATACAACATATTATGGAAGTTTCTATGGATAAGGTTACCCCTACATTGCAAGGTCTATTCCGTGAATGGATAGAAAATAGAAACTATGCTGCTAAAACAAGAGAAATAAGTCCAAAGATTTTAAATGCATTAGAAGGAAATAATGAAACTTATGCTAAGGACATTATAGGTCTAAAACAATATTTAATAAAAAAATCTCAATGGATAGTTGGTGGAGATGGATGGGCTTATGATATAGGATACGGTGGACTTGATCATGTACTTGCTTCAAAAGAAGATATAAATGTTATAGTTATGGATACAGAAGTTTATTCAAATACTGGTGGACAATCTTCTAAGGCTACACCAACTGCTGCTGTTGCAAAATTTGCTGCTGCTGGTAAACCTTTAAAGAAAAAAGATTTAGCTGCTATTTGTATGAGTTATGGACATATCTACGTTGCACAAGTTTCTATGGGAGCCAATCAACAACAATTCCTAAAAGCTATACAAGAAGCTGAAAGCTATAATGGACCATCAATAATTATTGCTTACTCTCCTTGTATCAACCACGGAATTAAAAAAGGTATGTCAAAATCACAAACTGAAATGAAACTTGCAACTGAATGTGGTTATTGGCCTATATTTAGATATAATCCATTACTTGAAAAAGAAGGAAAAAATCCTTTACAATTAGATTCAAAAGAACCTAAATGGGAATTATATCAAGATTACTTAATGGGTGAAACTAGATATATGACATTACAAAAAACAAATCCTGATGAAGCAAGTGACTTATTTGAAAAGAATATGTTTGATGCTCAAAGAAGATGGAGACAATATAAGAGACTTGCAAGTTTAGATTATTCTGATGAAAAAAGATAG
- a CDS encoding autotransporter serine protease fusolisin translates to MRKEILKSKMLLIALASILFVSCGGGGGGGGGGSGSSNLPVRPSRTTPSTTDPAYKFPTTSNPLDIRKGDMATLKTSLYNDQLYSGASIPKDTRETNGLVAGVNEGKLEGSGVKVAILDSNFVDAPRAGGSSAEDKRGNAITRRRDRSLTTVYANVEILNTTVPYTDNAISGTDRATGLEHGEEVLEVVRDIEYAPNNDALTYLPRKTKPKNKINVILGTVGMDYKDRKDNKYKIAAILPTKRTYDDAMARFGNQSVKIFNQSFGSDESYEAAKYKNYKNSGESPLYFARESSTDTYKPMVPYFKDAVNNKGGLFIWSAGNSKNRASSLDAGLPFFDQSLEKGWISVVGVKTKIPGVITKYNTIGNLSHAGTEAAYWSISADDSSMKKITGVNVAAGTVSYTVGEGSSYAAPRVTRAAALVYEKYPWMTNDQIRQTLFTTTDLTNTIVDPTNKRNVTSTPDSRYGWGMLNQSRALKGPGAFMNVSSNRSASKVFNANVPSGTTSYFDNDIYGDGGLQKLGAGTLHLTGNNSFIGGSRVTAGTLEIHQVHSSTITVGANGTLVLNPRAIVGYEYSPWTLVGTIDPQKITDTGIKVKNYGTVRFNGTTAIIGGDYVAYEGSDTEIGFKNSVKVLGKIRIQNGNVSVLSNDYVSQNEKATIMQGKSFEGNITKVETNGMRKANIEVKDGKLVATISRQNPVEYVGENAEASTKNVAGNVENVFQDLDRKIKEGTATKEKLAMGATIQNMERSVFATTSEMMSGEIYASAQALTFSQAQNINRDLSNRLAGLDNFKNSDKDSEVWFSAIGSGGKLRREGYASADTRVTGGQFGIDTKFEGSTTLGVAMNYSYAKANFNRYAGESKSDMVGVSFYGKQDLPYGLYTAGRIGLSNISSKVERELLTSTGEIVTGKIKHHDKMLSAYVEVGKKIGWLTPFVGYSQDYLRRGSFNESEASWGVKADSKNYRTSNFLVGVRAEYVGDKYKLQTYVTQAINTDKRDLSYEGSFTGNATKQKFYGVKQAKNTTWIGIGAFRELSPVFGVYGNVDFRVEDRKWADSVISTGLQYRF, encoded by the coding sequence ATGAGGAAGGAAATTCTAAAAAGTAAAATGTTGTTAATTGCTCTAGCTTCTATTCTATTTGTAAGCTGTGGTGGAGGCGGAGGAGGTGGCGGTGGCGGTAGTGGTTCTAGTAATTTACCAGTGAGACCAAGTAGAACTACACCTTCTACAACTGATCCAGCATATAAATTCCCAACAACAAGTAATCCTTTGGATATTAGAAAAGGGGATATGGCTACTTTAAAAACAAGTCTTTATAATGATCAATTATATTCAGGGGCAAGTATACCTAAAGACACTAGAGAAACTAATGGACTTGTAGCTGGTGTTAATGAAGGAAAATTAGAAGGTAGTGGAGTAAAAGTAGCAATTTTAGATTCAAATTTTGTTGATGCACCAAGAGCAGGTGGAAGTAGTGCAGAAGATAAAAGAGGAAATGCTATAACTAGAAGAAGAGATAGATCTTTAACAACTGTATATGCAAATGTAGAAATATTAAATACAACAGTTCCATATACAGATAATGCAATATCTGGAACAGATAGGGCAACTGGTTTAGAGCATGGAGAAGAGGTTTTGGAAGTTGTAAGAGATATAGAATATGCACCAAATAATGATGCGTTAACATATCTTCCAAGAAAAACTAAACCCAAAAATAAGATTAATGTTATTTTAGGAACTGTTGGTATGGATTATAAGGATAGAAAAGATAATAAATACAAGATTGCTGCAATTTTACCAACAAAGAGAACTTATGATGATGCTATGGCAAGATTTGGAAATCAAAGTGTAAAAATTTTTAACCAATCTTTTGGAAGTGATGAAAGTTACGAAGCAGCAAAATATAAAAATTATAAAAATAGTGGTGAATCACCTCTATATTTTGCAAGAGAAAGTTCAACTGATACTTATAAACCAATGGTACCTTATTTTAAAGATGCAGTAAATAATAAAGGTGGATTATTTATATGGTCAGCTGGAAATAGTAAAAATAGAGCTTCCTCATTAGATGCGGGGTTACCATTTTTTGATCAAAGTTTAGAAAAGGGATGGATTTCAGTTGTTGGAGTAAAAACAAAAATACCAGGAGTAATCACAAAATATAACACAATAGGGAATCTATCTCATGCTGGTACAGAAGCTGCTTACTGGTCTATCTCAGCTGATGATAGTTCAATGAAAAAAATTACTGGTGTTAATGTTGCAGCAGGAACAGTAAGTTATACTGTTGGTGAGGGATCTTCTTATGCTGCACCAAGAGTGACAAGAGCAGCAGCTTTAGTTTATGAAAAATATCCTTGGATGACAAATGATCAAATTCGTCAAACTTTATTTACTACAACAGATTTGACAAATACAATAGTTGATCCAACAAATAAAAGAAATGTTACTAGTACACCTGATTCAAGATATGGATGGGGAATGTTGAATCAATCAAGAGCATTAAAAGGGCCAGGAGCGTTTATGAATGTAAGTTCAAATCGTTCTGCTTCAAAAGTATTTAATGCAAATGTACCTTCTGGAACAACTTCATATTTTGACAATGATATCTATGGAGATGGTGGTTTACAAAAATTAGGAGCTGGGACACTTCATTTGACTGGAAATAACTCATTTATTGGAGGAAGTAGAGTAACAGCAGGAACTCTTGAAATTCACCAAGTACATTCAAGTACTATAACTGTTGGAGCAAATGGAACATTAGTACTTAATCCTAGAGCTATAGTTGGTTATGAATATTCTCCTTGGACTCTTGTTGGGACAATAGATCCACAAAAAATAACAGATACTGGAATAAAAGTAAAGAACTATGGAACAGTAAGATTTAATGGAACAACAGCGATAATAGGTGGAGATTATGTAGCTTATGAAGGATCAGATACAGAAATAGGTTTTAAAAATTCTGTTAAAGTTTTAGGAAAGATAAGAATTCAAAATGGAAATGTTTCTGTATTGTCAAATGATTATGTATCTCAAAATGAAAAAGCAACTATAATGCAAGGAAAATCATTTGAAGGAAATATAACTAAAGTAGAAACAAATGGAATGAGAAAAGCAAATATAGAAGTAAAAGATGGAAAATTAGTTGCAACAATATCAAGACAAAATCCAGTAGAATATGTAGGAGAAAATGCAGAAGCTTCAACAAAGAATGTAGCAGGAAATGTTGAAAATGTATTCCAAGATTTAGATAGAAAAATAAAAGAAGGAACAGCAACAAAAGAAAAATTAGCAATGGGAGCTACTATTCAAAACATGGAGAGAAGTGTGTTTGCAACAACATCAGAAATGATGTCAGGAGAAATATATGCATCAGCACAAGCATTGACTTTCTCACAAGCGCAAAATATAAATAGAGATTTATCAAATAGATTAGCAGGATTAGATAATTTCAAAAATAGTGATAAAGATTCAGAAGTATGGTTCTCAGCAATAGGAAGTGGAGGAAAGCTAAGAAGAGAAGGATATGCTTCAGCAGATACAAGAGTAACAGGTGGACAATTTGGAATAGATACTAAATTTGAAGGTTCAACAACTCTAGGAGTAGCGATGAATTACTCTTATGCGAAAGCAAACTTCAACAGATATGCAGGAGAATCAAAGAGTGATATGGTAGGAGTATCATTCTATGGAAAACAAGATTTACCATATGGACTATACACAGCTGGAAGAATAGGATTATCAAATATTTCATCAAAAGTTGAAAGAGAACTATTGACTTCAACAGGAGAAATAGTAACAGGAAAGATAAAACATCATGATAAAATGTTATCAGCTTATGTAGAAGTAGGTAAAAAGATAGGATGGTTAACACCATTTGTAGGATATTCACAAGATTATTTAAGAAGAGGAAGTTTCAATGAATCAGAAGCATCTTGGGGAGTAAAAGCAGATAGTAAGAATTATAGAACATCAAACTTCTTAGTAGGAGTAAGAGCAGAATATGTAGGAGATAAATATAAACTACAAACTTATGTAACACAAGCGATAAATACAGATAAGAGAGATTTATCATATGAAGGAAGTTTTACAGGAAATGCAACAAAACAAAAATTCTATGGAGTAAAACAAGCAAAAAATACAACATGGATAGGAATTGGTGCATTTAGAGAGTTAAGTCCAGTATTTGGAGTATATGGAAATGTAGATTTCAGAGTAGAAGATAGAAAATGGGCAGACTCAGTAATCTCAACAGGATTACAATATAGATTCTAA